One genomic segment of Paraburkholderia aromaticivorans includes these proteins:
- a CDS encoding MFS transporter, which translates to MQNLEAVNVRSASFNRLTAGQWRLIILASLGGALEFYDFVVYGVFAQFIGRAFFSMLDPMMALLLSFAVFAIGYLSRPIGGAVLSWFGDRFGRRRVFIVSVIIVSLSTIGMGLVPTYASWGIAATFTMILLRLVQGFCLGGELPGSITYVVETVPRRAGFVCGIVFFCVNSGVLLAAAVNLGVHAVLTPDDVAAYGWRFAFIFGGVIGLLGFWLRRKLEETPEFAHMKQFASKHPFAELMREHWRPVLLGILTTCATAGYNGLLFAHMPAYLDKVLHYDPHQVALGQNVALATASIGILIVGRIGDGMSRRHLMRAGALLLIMLAMPFYHAAVSHRMDLIALMLLGGLGAALINGTFACIIADMFPTRVRFSGVALAFNLSFTLFSGTAPLIGTWLISRTGDLAAPGYFMVACASLTFVATFGLKALSGKIVAPAAPATALTGG; encoded by the coding sequence ATGCAGAACCTCGAAGCGGTCAACGTACGCAGTGCCTCGTTCAACCGCCTGACGGCGGGTCAGTGGCGGCTCATCATTCTCGCGAGTCTCGGCGGCGCGCTGGAGTTCTACGACTTCGTCGTCTATGGTGTGTTCGCGCAATTCATCGGCCGCGCGTTCTTTTCGATGCTCGATCCGATGATGGCGCTGCTGCTGTCTTTCGCGGTGTTCGCGATCGGCTACCTATCGCGGCCCATCGGCGGCGCGGTGCTCAGCTGGTTCGGCGACCGCTTCGGGCGGCGGCGCGTGTTCATCGTCTCGGTGATCATCGTGTCGCTGTCGACCATCGGCATGGGGCTGGTGCCGACCTACGCGAGCTGGGGCATCGCCGCGACCTTCACGATGATCCTGCTGCGGCTCGTGCAGGGATTCTGCCTCGGCGGCGAACTGCCGGGGTCGATTACCTACGTGGTCGAAACCGTGCCGCGGCGCGCGGGCTTCGTCTGCGGGATCGTGTTCTTCTGCGTCAACTCTGGCGTGTTGCTCGCGGCGGCCGTCAACCTGGGCGTGCATGCTGTCCTGACGCCGGACGACGTCGCGGCATACGGCTGGCGCTTCGCGTTCATCTTCGGCGGCGTGATCGGGCTGCTCGGTTTCTGGCTGCGCCGCAAGCTCGAAGAAACGCCGGAATTCGCGCATATGAAGCAGTTCGCCTCGAAGCACCCGTTTGCCGAACTGATGCGCGAACACTGGCGGCCCGTGCTGCTGGGCATTCTGACGACGTGCGCGACGGCCGGCTATAACGGCCTGCTGTTTGCGCACATGCCCGCGTATCTGGACAAGGTGCTGCACTACGATCCGCACCAGGTCGCCCTCGGCCAGAACGTGGCGCTGGCGACTGCGTCGATCGGCATTCTGATCGTCGGGCGGATCGGCGACGGCATGTCGCGCCGCCATCTGATGCGCGCAGGCGCACTGCTGCTGATCATGCTGGCGATGCCGTTCTATCACGCGGCAGTCAGTCACCGGATGGATCTGATCGCGCTGATGCTGCTCGGCGGATTGGGCGCGGCGCTGATCAACGGTACCTTTGCCTGCATCATCGCGGATATGTTTCCTACGCGCGTGCGCTTTAGCGGCGTCGCGCTCGCATTCAATCTCAGCTTCACCCTCTTTAGCGGCACCGCGCCGCTGATCGGCACATGGCTGATCAGTCGCACGGGTGATCTCGCCGCGCCGGGCTATTTCATGGTCGCGTGCGCGTCGCTGACGTTCGTGGCGACGTTCGGGCTGAAGGCGCTGAGTGGCAAAATCGTGGCGCCGGCCGCCCCGGCGACGGCTTTGACCGGCGGATGA
- a CDS encoding NAD(P)-dependent oxidoreductase translates to MTSARLGFCGLGKMGWPMAQRLADAGHALRVWNRSNEKAAALQASATNCVACESPAQVAAGADIVMLCLADAAAVEAVAFGVDGLASRAHRGATLVDHSTLAPSQTRAFARRWHEQTGGDWIDAPVSGGTSGAAAGTLAIMAGGDAALIETLTPILRGFAARVTRMGGSGAGQATKLANQTIVMTTIAALAEATRLARHAGIDTARIPAALAGGWADSVLLQTLMPRMIAPPAQASGTIRTMLKDLDAVESLARESDTALPVAALVRRWLTQAVEQGLGDADISQIVTVELQTATPE, encoded by the coding sequence ATGACGAGCGCCCGCCTCGGTTTTTGCGGGCTCGGCAAGATGGGCTGGCCGATGGCGCAGCGTCTCGCCGACGCGGGCCATGCGCTGCGAGTGTGGAATCGTTCGAACGAAAAGGCTGCGGCATTGCAGGCGTCGGCGACGAATTGCGTGGCATGCGAGTCGCCGGCTCAGGTCGCGGCCGGCGCCGACATCGTGATGCTGTGTCTCGCGGACGCGGCGGCGGTCGAGGCGGTGGCGTTCGGCGTCGACGGGCTCGCGAGCCGCGCGCATCGCGGCGCCACGCTGGTCGATCATTCGACGCTCGCGCCGTCGCAAACCCGCGCCTTCGCCCGGCGCTGGCACGAACAGACCGGCGGCGACTGGATCGACGCGCCGGTGTCGGGAGGCACGTCCGGCGCGGCGGCAGGCACGCTGGCGATCATGGCGGGCGGCGACGCCGCGCTGATCGAGACATTAACGCCGATCCTTCGTGGTTTCGCCGCGCGCGTCACGCGCATGGGCGGCAGCGGCGCGGGACAAGCCACGAAGCTGGCGAATCAGACCATCGTGATGACGACCATCGCGGCGCTCGCCGAAGCGACCCGGCTCGCCCGCCATGCCGGCATCGACACGGCGCGGATTCCCGCCGCGCTCGCCGGCGGCTGGGCCGATTCGGTGCTGCTGCAGACTTTGATGCCGCGCATGATCGCGCCTCCGGCACAGGCCTCCGGCACGATCCGCACGATGCTGAAAGACCTCGATGCCGTCGAGTCGCTGGCGCGCGAGAGCGATACGGCGCTGCCGGTCGCAGCGTTGGTGCGGCGCTGGCTGACGCAGGCGGTCGAGCAAGGTCTCGGCGACGCCGATATCTCGCAGATCGTGACGGTCGAATTGCAAACGGCCACGCCCGAATGA
- the ilvD gene encoding dihydroxy-acid dehydratase has protein sequence MTNLHKHRSRRVTDGVTRAPHRAFLRATGLDDESMQKPFVAIVDTFGENTPCSMSLNQVSDNARLGIAAGGGVPIRGSAISVSDGTSMNHSGMRMSLVSREVVADSVELFVRAHNYDALIGVAGCDKTLPGILMGMVRVNVPGVFLFGGAMLPGVAPGQLPGGAGTGLQRQSTILTTIEAVGTTQRGDMSRAQLDAIEKQCTPTAGSCPGQFTANTMAMVAETLGLAPLGSAMVPAVYSERIAIARRAGETVMRILTQGGPLPRDLVTMESLENACAAVAATGGSTNAALHIPAIANEAGIRFTLDDVQRVFAKIPLIGDLQPGGRYLAQDLHHAGGVPAVLNALLAGGFLHGDVPALGGGTLAEALSAFSGPDGTVVRPCDDPLGENGGLVILRGNLAPHGACLKIAGLKSLSFTGAVRVFECEEDCMAVVAARDYREDDVLVIRNEGPKGGPGMREMLSVTAAIYGQGMGEKVALLTDGRFSGATRGMCIGYVGPEAAAGGPIGLLRNGDRVHIDARAGILRVDLSDDELARRRADAPARAPRRLAGVLEKYEALVRPAHLGAVTHSGNVEWPYDEPTPGDDGAAA, from the coding sequence ATGACCAATCTGCACAAACATCGCTCGCGCAGGGTGACCGACGGCGTCACGCGGGCGCCGCATCGCGCGTTCCTGCGCGCTACCGGTCTCGACGACGAATCCATGCAAAAGCCGTTCGTCGCGATCGTCGATACGTTCGGCGAGAACACGCCGTGTTCGATGTCGCTGAACCAGGTCTCCGACAACGCGCGGCTCGGCATTGCAGCGGGCGGTGGCGTGCCGATCCGCGGCTCGGCGATCTCGGTGTCGGACGGCACGTCGATGAATCACTCCGGCATGAGGATGAGCCTCGTGTCGCGCGAAGTGGTTGCGGACAGCGTCGAACTGTTCGTGCGCGCGCATAACTACGACGCCCTGATCGGCGTCGCCGGTTGCGACAAGACCTTGCCCGGCATCCTGATGGGCATGGTGCGCGTCAACGTGCCCGGCGTATTCCTGTTCGGCGGTGCGATGCTGCCGGGTGTCGCACCGGGCCAGTTGCCCGGCGGCGCCGGCACCGGCCTGCAACGCCAGTCGACGATTCTCACGACAATCGAAGCGGTCGGCACCACGCAGCGCGGCGACATGAGCCGTGCGCAACTGGACGCCATCGAAAAGCAGTGCACGCCGACGGCCGGGTCGTGTCCCGGCCAGTTCACCGCGAATACGATGGCGATGGTCGCGGAAACGCTTGGCCTCGCGCCGCTCGGCTCCGCGATGGTGCCCGCCGTCTACAGCGAACGGATCGCGATTGCGCGCCGCGCGGGCGAAACAGTCATGCGTATCCTGACGCAAGGCGGCCCCCTGCCGCGCGATCTCGTCACCATGGAAAGCCTCGAGAACGCCTGCGCGGCGGTGGCGGCAACCGGCGGTTCGACCAATGCCGCGCTGCACATTCCGGCCATCGCCAACGAGGCCGGCATCCGCTTCACGCTCGACGACGTGCAACGCGTGTTCGCAAAGATTCCGCTGATCGGCGATCTGCAACCAGGCGGCCGCTATCTCGCGCAGGATCTGCATCACGCGGGCGGCGTGCCGGCCGTGTTGAACGCGCTGCTGGCAGGCGGCTTCCTGCATGGCGACGTGCCCGCGCTCGGTGGCGGCACGCTCGCCGAAGCATTGAGCGCGTTCAGCGGACCGGACGGCACCGTCGTGCGTCCGTGCGACGACCCCCTCGGCGAAAACGGCGGACTCGTAATCCTGCGCGGCAACCTCGCGCCGCACGGCGCATGTCTGAAAATCGCCGGGCTCAAATCGCTTTCGTTCACGGGCGCGGTGCGTGTATTCGAATGTGAAGAAGACTGCATGGCGGTGGTCGCGGCGCGCGATTACCGCGAAGACGACGTGCTCGTGATCCGTAACGAAGGGCCGAAAGGCGGTCCCGGTATGCGCGAAATGCTGAGCGTGACGGCAGCGATCTACGGTCAGGGCATGGGCGAGAAAGTGGCGTTGTTGACCGACGGTCGGTTTTCGGGCGCGACACGTGGCATGTGCATCGGCTACGTCGGCCCGGAAGCGGCGGCGGGTGGCCCGATCGGCCTGTTGCGCAACGGCGACCGTGTGCATATCGACGCGCGCGCAGGCATTCTGCGCGTCGACCTGTCCGACGACGAACTCGCCCGCCGCCGCGCCGACGCGCCCGCGCGCGCGCCGCGCCGGCTCGCGGGGGTGCTCGAAAAATACGAAGCGTTGGTGCGGCCCGCGCATCTCGGCGCGGTGACGCATTCGGGCAACGTCGAATGGCCGTACGACGAACCCACACCCGGCGACGACGGAGCCGCCGCATGA
- a CDS encoding SDR family NAD(P)-dependent oxidoreductase, whose protein sequence is MTQSSSPVCVVTGSASGIGAATALRFAQAGWSVAIGNFDDNTREAALAVEAACRDAGASTLIFDADVGNDAHCRRAMDTVASRWQRVDALINCAGTTRVIPHNAFDEIDAIEFERVYRVNLIGLYQMTRAAVPLLRESAGLSTVKRSTSVVNISSLAGLNGTGSSIAYAASKGAVNTLTLSLARSLAPHVRVNAIAPGMVDDGLLLRVLDPQAYDGVLERMTEQAPLKRVSMPAEIADLAWFLATQAPAMTGQVIAAENGLLLNAG, encoded by the coding sequence ATGACGCAATCGAGCAGCCCCGTCTGCGTGGTGACGGGATCGGCTTCGGGTATCGGCGCGGCGACCGCGCTGCGCTTCGCGCAAGCGGGCTGGTCGGTGGCGATAGGCAACTTCGACGACAACACGCGCGAAGCAGCGCTGGCCGTCGAAGCGGCCTGCCGCGACGCCGGCGCGTCCACGCTGATATTCGACGCGGATGTCGGCAACGATGCGCACTGCCGCCGCGCGATGGATACCGTGGCGAGCCGCTGGCAACGTGTCGACGCGCTGATCAATTGCGCGGGCACGACCCGCGTGATTCCGCACAACGCCTTCGACGAAATCGACGCTATCGAGTTCGAGCGCGTGTATCGCGTGAACCTGATCGGGCTGTATCAGATGACCCGCGCAGCCGTGCCGTTGCTGCGCGAATCCGCCGGTCTATCGACGGTGAAACGCAGCACGAGCGTCGTCAACATTTCGTCGCTGGCGGGTCTGAACGGCACCGGGTCGTCGATCGCGTATGCGGCGTCGAAAGGCGCGGTGAATACGCTGACGCTCTCGCTTGCGCGCAGTCTCGCGCCGCATGTCCGCGTCAACGCGATCGCGCCCGGCATGGTCGACGACGGGCTGTTGCTGCGCGTGCTCGACCCGCAAGCCTATGACGGCGTGCTAGAGAGAATGACCGAACAGGCGCCGCTCAAACGGGTGTCGATGCCTGCCGAAATCGCGGACCTGGCGTGGTTTCTCGCCACGCAGGCGCCCGCCATGACCGGCCAGGTGATCGCTGCGGAAAACGGCTTGCTGCTGAACGCCGGTTGA
- a CDS encoding MFS transporter, translating into MSVPSFGPEPGPAAADPDNALLYAKLTRRIVPFLFLAFVVAYIDRVNVSFAKLQMLSDLSLSETVYGAGAGIFFVGYFFFEVPSNLILNRVGARRWIARIMVTWALVSGLTMFVNGPTSFYVMRFLLGVAEAGFFPGILLYLSNWFPATRRSQIIALFMTAIPVSGAIGGPLSGWLMAHFAGTYGLAGWRWLFLVEGIGSLAVGIAAFFVLHDRIDNVRWLNADEKARLAADLARDAITRTETSARGAFASKRVWLLGLLYFCIAMGNYGLAFWVPTIIKASGVASVGNIGWLSAVPSLISVVAMVLIARHADRHDERRVHVAVCCAIGALGLLASVLFASNVAVSIAALVVAAIGINSIAPVFWGIPTALLGGAGAAAGIAVINCTGNLAGFVSPFIVGRLSDLSGGKLLPGMLAIAAALLIGAAIVLRMPLKRASAVSTNAPNSSIPQRT; encoded by the coding sequence ATGAGCGTCCCTTCCTTCGGACCCGAACCGGGCCCCGCAGCGGCCGATCCCGACAACGCCCTGCTCTACGCGAAACTCACGCGGCGGATCGTGCCGTTTCTGTTTCTGGCGTTCGTGGTGGCGTACATCGACCGCGTGAACGTCAGCTTCGCCAAGCTGCAAATGCTGAGCGACCTCTCGCTGAGCGAAACGGTGTACGGCGCGGGAGCGGGCATTTTCTTCGTCGGCTATTTCTTCTTTGAGGTGCCGAGCAACCTGATCCTCAACCGCGTCGGCGCGCGCCGCTGGATCGCGCGGATCATGGTCACGTGGGCACTGGTGTCGGGCCTGACGATGTTCGTCAACGGTCCGACATCGTTCTATGTGATGCGCTTTCTGCTCGGCGTCGCCGAAGCCGGCTTTTTTCCGGGCATTTTGCTGTATCTGTCCAACTGGTTTCCGGCCACCCGCCGCTCGCAGATCATTGCGCTGTTCATGACCGCGATTCCGGTGTCCGGCGCGATCGGCGGCCCGTTGTCGGGCTGGCTGATGGCCCATTTCGCGGGCACCTACGGTCTTGCCGGATGGCGCTGGCTGTTTCTGGTCGAAGGGATCGGCTCGCTGGCGGTCGGCATTGCGGCGTTCTTCGTATTGCACGACCGGATCGATAACGTGCGCTGGCTGAACGCCGACGAAAAAGCGCGCCTTGCCGCCGATCTCGCCCGCGACGCGATCACGCGCACCGAAACCTCGGCGCGCGGCGCATTTGCCAGCAAGCGCGTGTGGCTGCTCGGGCTGCTGTACTTCTGCATCGCAATGGGCAATTACGGCCTCGCGTTCTGGGTGCCGACCATCATCAAGGCAAGCGGCGTTGCCAGCGTGGGCAACATCGGCTGGCTGTCGGCGGTGCCCTCGTTGATCAGCGTGGTCGCGATGGTGCTGATCGCGCGCCACGCTGACCGCCACGACGAACGCCGCGTGCATGTCGCGGTCTGCTGCGCGATCGGCGCGCTCGGTTTGCTTGCGTCGGTGCTGTTTGCGTCGAACGTCGCGGTGTCGATCGCGGCGCTGGTGGTCGCCGCTATCGGCATCAATTCGATTGCGCCGGTGTTCTGGGGGATTCCGACCGCGCTGCTCGGCGGCGCGGGCGCGGCGGCGGGGATCGCCGTGATCAATTGCACCGGCAATCTGGCCGGTTTCGTAAGTCCGTTCATCGTCGGGCGGCTGTCCGATCTGAGCGGCGGCAAGCTGTTGCCGGGAATGCTGGCTATCGCCGCAGCGCTGTTGATCGGCGCGGCGATCGTGCTGCGCATGCCACTCAAGCGCGCTTCTGCCGTTTCGACGAACGCGCCTAATTCCAGCATTCCACAGAGGACTTGA
- a CDS encoding LysR family transcriptional regulator, with amino-acid sequence MQNSDPIERFFRSGLKLPHLRILVSLAELGQVTRVAAAFHVTQPAISKQIGEIEEALGVQVVNRVGNALELTGIGQVIVACGREVLRHIELARRDVSALASGTGGHVRVGAVVTIPEPLVTNSVQLFMRRAPSASLSFAEATLDRLIKMLDDGDLDIALGRNRIATTQKTLRQEVVHREPFVFVVGAHHPLGDPGRQVTWADLGAVRWITPMHGSPAYATLIETLAGNEIAVGGGAVESSALALNIALIRSGDFVSILPMSIAKPHAMRGSMRVLPLPPLEPLGEIVAYWRADSSLPAAKLFSACLREVAGELMNEPGGTVRLE; translated from the coding sequence ATGCAAAACAGCGATCCGATAGAACGTTTTTTTCGCAGCGGGCTGAAGCTGCCGCATCTGCGTATCCTCGTAAGCCTTGCGGAGCTTGGCCAGGTCACGCGTGTCGCGGCGGCGTTTCATGTGACCCAGCCGGCCATCTCGAAGCAGATCGGGGAAATCGAGGAGGCGCTCGGCGTGCAAGTCGTGAACCGAGTCGGTAATGCGCTGGAGTTGACCGGGATCGGCCAGGTGATCGTGGCATGCGGGCGCGAAGTCTTGCGCCATATCGAACTCGCGCGCCGCGATGTCAGCGCGCTTGCGTCCGGCACCGGCGGCCATGTCCGGGTCGGCGCGGTGGTGACTATCCCCGAGCCGCTGGTCACTAACTCGGTGCAACTGTTCATGCGGCGCGCGCCGTCGGCGTCGCTTTCGTTCGCGGAAGCCACGCTCGACCGCTTGATCAAGATGCTGGACGACGGCGACCTCGACATCGCCCTTGGCCGCAACCGGATTGCGACCACGCAGAAGACCTTGCGTCAGGAAGTGGTTCATCGCGAGCCGTTTGTGTTCGTGGTCGGCGCGCATCACCCGTTGGGAGATCCCGGGCGTCAGGTGACGTGGGCTGATCTGGGCGCGGTTCGCTGGATCACCCCGATGCACGGGTCGCCGGCGTACGCAACACTGATCGAGACGCTTGCCGGGAACGAGATTGCAGTGGGCGGCGGCGCGGTCGAATCGAGCGCGTTGGCGTTGAATATCGCCTTGATACGCAGCGGCGATTTTGTTTCGATCTTGCCGATGTCAATAGCAAAGCCTCACGCGATGCGCGGCAGCATGCGGGTGCTCCCGTTGCCGCCGCTGGAGCCGCTGGGTGAAATCGTGGCTTATTGGCGGGCCGATTCGAGCTTGCCTGCTGCGAAATTGTTTAGCGCATGCCTGAGAGAGGTGGCAGGGGAGTTGATGAATGAGCCGGGTGGGACGGTGCGGCTAGAGTGA
- a CDS encoding glutaminase, with protein MSDQNYQAILEQIHRDIEPWRTAGRAADYIPELANVPANSFGMAVVTTAGDVYRVGQADTRFSIQSISKLFACTMAFRLLGDALWRRVGREPSGTAFNSLVQLEAEKGKPRNPFINAGALVVTDVLCRRFVNAETALVEFMRRLTGESTIDYDMRVAQSELQHAHRNRAMAHFMASFGNLEMPPEAVIDAYCRQCAISMNCIELAKAALFLANGGVAPISGERILDASSAKRLSALMLTCGTYDAAGDFVYRVGLPAKSGVGGGIVAVLPEEMAVCVWSPGLDANGNSLAGVEALERLTTLTGRSIF; from the coding sequence ATGTCCGACCAGAACTATCAAGCGATCCTCGAACAGATCCATCGCGACATCGAACCGTGGCGCACCGCGGGCCGCGCCGCGGACTACATTCCCGAACTCGCGAATGTGCCCGCCAACAGCTTCGGCATGGCCGTCGTCACGACGGCGGGGGACGTGTATCGCGTAGGACAGGCCGACACGCGCTTTTCGATTCAGAGCATCTCCAAGCTGTTCGCGTGCACGATGGCATTCAGGCTGCTGGGCGATGCGTTGTGGCGGCGCGTGGGCCGTGAGCCGTCGGGTACGGCCTTCAATTCGCTCGTGCAACTCGAAGCCGAGAAGGGCAAACCGCGCAATCCGTTCATCAACGCAGGCGCACTGGTCGTCACCGATGTGCTGTGCCGCCGCTTCGTCAACGCAGAGACAGCGCTCGTCGAATTCATGCGGCGGCTGACAGGTGAATCGACGATCGACTATGACATGCGCGTGGCTCAGTCCGAATTGCAGCACGCACACCGCAATCGCGCGATGGCCCATTTCATGGCGAGCTTCGGCAACCTGGAGATGCCGCCCGAGGCTGTCATCGACGCGTATTGCCGTCAATGCGCGATATCGATGAACTGCATCGAACTGGCGAAGGCGGCACTCTTTCTCGCCAACGGCGGCGTCGCGCCGATCTCTGGCGAACGTATCCTCGACGCGAGTTCGGCCAAACGCCTGTCCGCTCTTATGCTGACATGCGGCACATACGACGCGGCCGGTGACTTTGTGTATCGCGTCGGCTTGCCAGCGAAAAGCGGCGTGGGCGGCGGCATCGTCGCGGTGTTGCCGGAGGAAATGGCCGTTTGCGTCTGGTCGCCCGGACTCGACGCGAACGGCAACTCACTGGCGGGCGTCGAGGCGCTTGAACGGTTGACCACGCTTACCGGGCGGTCGATTTTTTAA